CCAACAGCTTCTTCCCGACTGTTAAAGCCGAAAATCTCCACGAAGGCCTGGTTGCAAAGCAAAATCGTTCCATCCGGCGCGGCGAGATAATCTCCTGTGAAGTCATCCTCGAATAACAGCCTAAAACGCTCTTCGCTCTCCCGAAGTGATTCAGCAGCCTGTTTGCCTGAGGTGATGTCGCGGAGAAGGCTGTCGTAGGCAATCACCTGGCCTTGAGCATCCCGGTAAGGAACGACCGTTTTCAGGATCCAGCGGAGTTGGCCGTCCTTTCGCCGGATGCGGTATTCGACCGCAGACGCCTGTTGATCCGAAAGAACTTGCGCCGTTTGCCGCTCGACGACGGAACGGTCATCCTCCAAAACAATTTCAAACCACAGTAAGGGATTGGCGATATATTCTTCCGGCTTGTATCCGGTGATGGCCTCGCAGTTCGGTCCGTGGATCTTCTCCACGACCCGCCCACCCTCGATCCGAACGTGGTACTGGTAATCGGCTACCGCAGCACGCAGGCAGCGGTAGCGACACTCCGCTTCGGCAGGTTCTTGTTTCGGTGGTTGTTTTTCCATTACGTCCCGACGTCCACACTGGTCACATTGCGGCTAATCGCTTTGCTCTGGCAGCTAACGCTTGCCCACTACCATTCTAGCGATGCCTTCGCCTACAGGCATGGCGGAATCCGCCATACGCGAATGGCTTGCGCTTCGATTTCTGGCGGCCGGCTTGCGCCGGATAATCCTGACCGCTGGCTTGGTCAAATCAGGTGCCGCCCGCATAGAAATGGCTGAACGACCGTACGGAACGCGGCCGAAAAGCCGTTACGAAAAAGGAGCGTGGTATGAGAGTGTTAATTGCTGACGGTGACGAGGTGTTTCTGGAAGTCGCCCAGCACTACTTGTCGGATAGCGGGCACGAAGTGAACATCGCCACGAACGGGCTTGATACTGTCGCCGACTTGCGACGCGAACTGCCCGATGTCGTCGTGCTCGATCGAGAACTGCTCTGGGGGGGCAGTGACGGTGTCCGGGCTCTCATGCAACAAGTTCCCAGGTGGTCGGAAATTCCTTTGATACTGACTTCGACTGACGTCCTTCCGGAAGTATCTGGCTCCGTCGCAGGCCCGCCGGTCGCAGCGAGACTTCGAAAGCCGTATCGCCTTAAAGACTTACTGGTCCATTTGCATGAGTGCAGTCTGATTGGCACACCAAGTCCGTTGTCAGTCGCTGTCCAAAGAGGATGCCATAATGGTACGCGATGATCGCCCCGATGTTCCCACAGACTCCCAGCCGGTCCGCGCGACGTGCCCACTTCGGCAGGTGCCCGTCCAAATTGGGGCACAGCAGATCTGTCAGATCTGCGCCCGTCCAGTGTGCGGGCTCGCACACGCGTGCGGTTTGGCGAGCACAGTTCATGAAAGCACATCCTTTTGAAACGCACTGTTCCCGGTGTTTTCGGCGCACCAGTTGGTGGCATTCACTTTGCTTACTCCACGTGCGATTGGCGCATCTCTCGCAGCGGTGTTAGTACGCCCAAATAGGCAAGCCCGTGTGATTGTCGTGGAGCCTTCGCTCCCATAAGTCGCAGACGACTGAATACAAAAACCAGGAGGGAAGGCTACGCAGTGGACGTACTCATCGGAGAGAATTTGCATCAGCTTCCCGCGGACGAAGTCCTGCAGCTATTGGGAACGGACGCCGAAAAGGGGCTCGACATACTAGAGCTTCAGACGCGTCAGGCCCGCTTCGGGCCCAACCTGATTCCCGCCGCGAGAGGTCTCGGACCGTGGATGCGGTTCTTGCTGCAATTCCACACACCTTTGGTGTACATCCTGCTCGCGGCGGCGGCTATCACGGCATTTTTGCATGAGTGGGTCGATTCGGGAGTAATCTTTGCCGTCGTCCTCGTGAACGCTGTCATTGGTTTTCTACAGGAGTCCAGCGCCGCGAAAGCGCTGGCGGCGCTGACCCAGACGACGTTGACGGAAGCCAGCGTCTTGCGGGCTGGTGAGATGCGGCGAATCTCCTCCACCGAGTTAGTGCCCGGTGACATCGTCTTTTTGCAGTCCGGCGACAAGGTGCCCGCGGACCTGCGACTATTCCACTGCCGCGACCTGCAAGTCGATGAATCGGCTCTGACCGGTGAATCTGTCCCTGTGAACAAACAAGTGGACGTAATGGCTGCTAATGCTTCGCTCGAGGAACGCCGCAATCTCGCCTATACATCCACTCTCGTGACCTACGGGCAGGCGCGGGGAGTGGTCTTCGCAACGGGCGCGAGTACAGAGGTGGGACACATCTCGAAGTTGATTTCCACTGCCGACGTTCTAGAGACGCCGCTGACTCTCAAGATTGCGAAGTTCAGCCGTCTGCTTTTGGTAGTGATATTGGGACTGGCATGCGTGACGTTTCTAGTGGGTTGTTTACGCGGGCAACCGGCGTTCGAGATGTTCATGGCGGCAGTGGCGCTGGCGGTCGGAGCGATTCCAGAGGGGCTGCCGGCGGCAGTCACGATCACGTTGTCGATTGGTGTCGCGCGGATGGCTCGTCGGAGAGCCATTATTCGTAAGTTGCCCGCCGTCGAGACGCTGGGAAGCACCACGATCGTTTGTTCGGACAAGACTGGCACGCTCACGGTTAATCAAATGACCGTGAGCGAAATCCTGGCGGGAGATTCGCGGTATGAAGTCTCCGGCACCGGCTATGGTCCCCTTGGCGAGATTAAGAACTTGAGCGAGCCAGGCGTCGCCTTGGCCGACAACTTCGCCGCACGGGAATGCTTACTGGCGGGCCTATTGTGCAACGATTCAGCGCTGGCCGAGAAGGCGGGGCGCTGGGAAGTTCAGGGTGATCCCACGGAAGGCGCATTGATTGCTTCGGCAGCCAAGGGCGGCCTGAACCAAAAGGAATCGTCTGCACATTTTCCGCGGATCGACGTGATCCCATTCGAAAGTCAGCATCAGTACATGGCGTCGCTCCATGAGGGAAAGTCCCCAGTGGGGCGAAAGCTGTATGTCAAAGGTGCAGCGGAGGTGGTTCTGTCGAAGTCCGTGGCGATGCTCGATGCGAGTGGTCGCAAGGTTCCGCTGGACTCTGCCGCAGTGCATCGGCAGCTTGAAAGCCTGGCCGTGAAAGGGCTGCGGGTGTTGGTATTGGCCTCTGCCGAGTTGCCCGGCGATGTGACGTCCGTCACCCATGCCGACGTGAACCAGCTAACGTTCTTGGGGCTGCAGGGGATGATCGACCCGCCGCGGCCAGAAGCGATCAGCGCGGTGCGGGCCTGCCAGTCAGCCGGAATTCACGTCAAGATGATCACGGGCGACCACGCGCTGACCGCCCAGGCCATTGCCCGACAGATTGGACTGAATGGCGGGGGGGGCACAGCTAGGCCCGAAGGCCCGCTGGTACTGACCGGCCGCGAACTGGCGGAACGATCGGATGCCCAACTGATCGACATTGCGGCTCAGGTGGCGGTATTTGCGCGCGTGACTCCCGAACAAAAACTGCGGCTAGTCCGCGCTCTCCAGGCGGGTGGCCATATCGCGGCAATGACTGGGGACGGCGTGAATGATGCCCCGGCACTTAAACAGGCCGACATCGGTGTGGCGATGGGGGTCAGTGGCACCGAAGTCGCCAAGGAAGCGGCCGACATGGTCCTGACCGACGATAACTTTGCGACCATTGAGGCGGCTGTCGAGGAAGGACGCGGAGTATTCGACAATCTGACCAAGTTCATCGTTTGGACGCTGCCTACAAACATGGGCGAAGGCTTGGTGATCCTGGCCGCGATCTTCGCCGGCACCACCCTGCCGATCCTGCCAGTGCAGATTCTGTGGATCAATATGTCCACGGGGTTATTCCTGGGATTGATGCTGGCCTTCGAACCAAAGGAACCCGACATCATGACGCGGCCTCCGCGCGATCCCAAGACGCCAATCCTAACTGGCGTTCTGATCGGTCGCATCTTGCTCGTTTCGCTGGTCATACTCGTGGGAGCGTTTGGATCGTTTGAGTGGGCGCTGGGCAAAGGGAGCGGCGACGCACACGCCCGAACCGTGGCGGTGAACGTGATCGTCATGGTGGAGCTGTTTTATCTGTTCAATTGCCGGTCGCTGACGAAATCGATGTTTCAACTGGGGGTGTTCTCGAATCTCTGGATCTGGGTCGGCGTGGGGAGCATGGTGGCGTTGCAGTTACTGTTCACCTACGCCCCTTTCATGAACTGGTTCTTCCATAGCGCACCTATTGGTTGGGACGCTTGGTGGCGAATTCTGCTGACCGCCGTGGTGGCCCATTTGATTGTGGGGATGGAGAAGTGGATTCGGCGGAAATGGACAGATCGGGCGTCTGTTGGCGTAATTGTGTTTACAGAAAATAAAGCCAGGGGACTAGAACGATGATTTCCCAAGGCAATGTCCGACTACTTGCCGCTGTATCAGGTGCATTGCTGGCGATTGTGGCAATTCTCTCGTCGGTTTTCTGGTTATGGCGAACCGTCGCCGAGATTGACCGAAAGCCGCCCCAAGGCGGACTAAAGGAACAGTTGATGCATCGCAAAACGAGCGCAATGCAAGACATTCTGGATGGAATGATCCGGGGCGACTTACGTCGCGTGGAAACGGCTGCGGATCAGATGACGGCCTATGGTAACACAATCAAAGGGTACCTTTCGACTGCCGAATATCAAAAGCACGGTGAGAGTTTCCGCGGGGCGGTGGATGACTTGAGAACCGCAGCCCGCGAGAAGGATATGGACACAGCCAAAGAGGCCGCTCTTCGTTTGGAGAGAAGTTGCCTTGAATGCCACGTTCTGATGAATCAGCGAGTTCAATGATCTCGATTAACAAATCACTGCCTGCAGCGAGCGGACGATGCTGGTTTTCAAGCACGGCGACTCACTTAAAGATATCAGCGTCTTAGGCTGCCAGCTAACAGTTGGTAAGCCCTGAAGGCTTACGAGCAAGGGGTTTGGACATGATTAAGCGCATTTTGGTGGGACTGGCGGGTACGACATACACGCCCGTAGCGATTCAACGGGGGGTCACACTCGCGCAATCCTATGACGCTGAAGTGACCGGAGTCGCCATTCTTGACAGCAGTCGCCTTCGATGTGAGCCCAATCGTGAGGCGATTCGCGCGGAGCGGATGGAGATTGCTCTTTCACAAATTCAACGGTCAATCGTCGATTTCGAGACAGCCTGCCAGAGAGCCAGTATTAAACATCGCGTGGTCGAGGAATCGGGCGATGCGTTCACGGCGCTTATCGATCGGGCAAGGTATAGCGACTTGATGGTGTTCGGACTGCGTAGCGTCTTTAAATACGACTTTCTGGCGGATGATCCTGAATCACTTTTGATTCGGTTGGTAAGTGCGGGCGTCCGTCCGCTAATTGCTGTATCGGAGAAGTACCGCCGCATTTCTCGCGTGATCATCGCCTTCAACGGCACAATGGAATCCGCCAAAGCCATGAAACGGTTCGTCCAGATGCGGCTCTGGCCGGGGGCCGAACTGAAGATTGTGACATTTCACCCGTCGGAACCTAAAGCCAACGAACTGCTGCGAGACGCCGAGGACTATTGCCGAGCGCACGGCTATAGCGTGTGCCACCAGTCCAATCCGGGCGATCCGAAGGTGTTGCTACTGGCCGCGGCGACTTTGTGGCAAGCCGACATGATTGTGATGGGCAACAGTGCTCGAAGCGTGCTTACCCGGAGAGTCCTGGGCGACACGCTGCTCGAAACGCTGCGCAATACAACCATTCCGCTATTTCTGGCGCAATAGCTTTGAGCACGACTATACCCCACTTCGCGATTTATACCCGCCGTCATCACTAGATTGACCACTCATGAAACGCTTCAAGAACATCTCGCTCATTTATGAATGCGACGATTCCACGTTACAGCGGGCCGCGTTGTTAGCTAAGGAGAACCGCGCCAGGCTGACGATCGTGCACGCGATCAAGGAAACCAATAATTCATGGGGCAGTCTGCTGATCGGGCAAAAGTCGATCAATATGCAGTCGCAGTTCCAGGAGGAGCAACAGGCTCGCTTAAAGGAGTTCGTGAGGTCGGTGAAGTCGCTCGGCGTGCGCCCCTCGACACGCGTCATGATTGGCGAACCGTTCCTGGAGATCATTCGAGATGTCATTCAGAATCGGCGCGATCTCGTCATTATGACCGCCGAGGGAAAAGGCGGCATCCGACAACGACTCTTTGGAAGCACATCGAAATGGCTCATGCGGAAATGTCCCTCTCCGGTACTGGTGCTCAAGCCTTCTCGAAAAAAGCAGTTTAGGCGGATTCTGGCGGCCATCGATCCAGAGGTTACGGGAGACGCCCATGACACGCTCAACGAACTCATCCTGCAACTGGCCACATCGCTTGCGATCCGGGAAAACGCCCAGCTCCACATTGTCCATGCTTGGTCCCTCCTGGGCGAATCGCAAATGCGACGAATGACTGGCATTCCCGACGTCGATATCGACCGCGCGCTTCGCGACGAGGCAAACCGGCGAAGAAAGCTGATTGAGAAGCTGCTCTTGAAACACTCGGTGGAACACTATCTCCTTCATTTGATCAAAGGTGATGCCGCGACGGTTATTCCCCAATTGGTGGCCAAGTTAGGCATCGACTTACTCACGATCGGCACCGTGTGTCGTATCGGAATTCCGGGGTTCATCATCGGCAATACAGCGGAACGAGTGTTGGATGCCGTCGATTGCTCGGTGTTGACGGTCAAGCCTGAAGGCTTCGTATCGCCTGTTGCGCCGGAAGTCTCGTGACTTGGAATACGACTGTAAGTGCAATTACACGGATCTTCGAATGCTGTTGGTTTGTTTCAATTACTCACAAAGAGAAAACCATGTCCTCAGCCAATCTCGAATCAGAGACGAACCGAACAACTTCGGCAGCCGCTTCCTTTACCGATCCCAATGCCACCGTAGCTTTAGCCGGCGAACTCGCGTGCGGATCGATGTGCCACTCCAATGGGCAACCGATTCATGTCGACGAGGAAACAATTCGCGCTCGTGCCCACAGCAAATGGGAATCCGCTGGATGCCCGGCGGGAGATGGAGTTGAGTTCTGGCTGGAGGCTGAGCGGGAGGTCAACGCTGAACTAGCGGGAGCACGCTCCGCTCAAGGATAAATGCTCGAAGCTAAACGGTTCAGATCGACGGATCAATCAATTGCACGAGGGGAAGGAGACGTTGAGATGGCATTAGACAATTCGCCGGACACGGCTGAAGCCGACCGCAATCTGCTGCAGCGAGTGAATGGTTTTCTCTGCCAGCGTTGTCGTTGGTCTCATCGGGCCCTAGAGGTCAGCGTCGAGCGAGGGGTCGCGGTGGTTCAAGGCCAAGTGCCTACGTTTTACTTGCGGCAGGTAGCCGTCGAATGCATCAAGCGCGTCGCGGGCGTCACTCAGGTGGTCGATTTGATCCAGGTTGCAGATGAGCCGCGTCAACGTCATCTGACCGGCAACTCGAATGACGGACAAGAGTCTTCCTTCGTCTCGAAGCAACAGCGGGCGGAAGCAGAGGGAACGGCAGGAGTGGCGAATTGCAAGCCACGCCCCCACTACGATCGTCACCACCCTGTTTCCTGCATCGAGGGATAGCGCATGATTGCTGTTTCCCTTGAGTTTTTCGCGTTGGCCGCTGTGGTCGCGCTGGCGGGAGCATACCTCGCACGGTCGGCCGACCAGATCGCAGAAATTACGCGGCTCGGCCGACTTCTGATCGGCAGTGTGTTACTTGCGGCAGCGACGTCACTGCCCGAATTGACCGTCGACTTATCGGCGGTACGACAGGGGATGCCCGAGCTAGCGGCTGGCGATCTGCTTGGCAGCAGTATAATGAATCTGTTGATTCTGGCCGTCCTGGACTTGGCTCACCGCTCCGGCGGAAAGATGCTCTCGCGCGAGGCCGCTGCCCACGCACTCTCGGCCACATTAAGCATCGCGGTCACAGCTCTCGCCGGCATGGCCATTCTAACGGCACCTCGCCTGCCGGGGTTCTCCTTCCTTGGGATCGGAATCTGGTCATGGGGAATACTCGTGGCGTACTTGCTTGGCGTCCGAATGATCTTCCTCGACCAGCGGGTTTCCGCTCGCGCTGCGGCCGACGCCGCGGAAGCGGCGGAGCCGGACGATGGCGGCAAGAAACCTGTCCAGCCCCCACTGTGGAGGCCGGTTGTCGTCTTTACGGTAGCGACCCTGGTGCTCTTTCTCGCCGGGCCACGTCTAGCCCACGTAGCCGGACAACTGGCTGATCTCTCCAGGCTGGGCAAGACCTTTGTCGGCACGACTCTTGTTGCGCTTTGTACTTCCTTGCCTGAGTTGGTGGCATCCATCACCGCGCTGAGAATGAACTCTTTTGACCTCGTAATCGGCAATGTGTTTGGCAGCAACGCGTTCAACATGATTCTGTTTGTGCCCCTGGATGCGGCACACCCTGGTTC
Above is a window of Anatilimnocola aggregata DNA encoding:
- a CDS encoding response regulator; this encodes MRVLIADGDEVFLEVAQHYLSDSGHEVNIATNGLDTVADLRRELPDVVVLDRELLWGGSDGVRALMQQVPRWSEIPLILTSTDVLPEVSGSVAGPPVAARLRKPYRLKDLLVHLHECSLIGTPSPLSVAVQRGCHNGTR
- a CDS encoding cation-transporting P-type ATPase: MDVLIGENLHQLPADEVLQLLGTDAEKGLDILELQTRQARFGPNLIPAARGLGPWMRFLLQFHTPLVYILLAAAAITAFLHEWVDSGVIFAVVLVNAVIGFLQESSAAKALAALTQTTLTEASVLRAGEMRRISSTELVPGDIVFLQSGDKVPADLRLFHCRDLQVDESALTGESVPVNKQVDVMAANASLEERRNLAYTSTLVTYGQARGVVFATGASTEVGHISKLISTADVLETPLTLKIAKFSRLLLVVILGLACVTFLVGCLRGQPAFEMFMAAVALAVGAIPEGLPAAVTITLSIGVARMARRRAIIRKLPAVETLGSTTIVCSDKTGTLTVNQMTVSEILAGDSRYEVSGTGYGPLGEIKNLSEPGVALADNFAARECLLAGLLCNDSALAEKAGRWEVQGDPTEGALIASAAKGGLNQKESSAHFPRIDVIPFESQHQYMASLHEGKSPVGRKLYVKGAAEVVLSKSVAMLDASGRKVPLDSAAVHRQLESLAVKGLRVLVLASAELPGDVTSVTHADVNQLTFLGLQGMIDPPRPEAISAVRACQSAGIHVKMITGDHALTAQAIARQIGLNGGGGTARPEGPLVLTGRELAERSDAQLIDIAAQVAVFARVTPEQKLRLVRALQAGGHIAAMTGDGVNDAPALKQADIGVAMGVSGTEVAKEAADMVLTDDNFATIEAAVEEGRGVFDNLTKFIVWTLPTNMGEGLVILAAIFAGTTLPILPVQILWINMSTGLFLGLMLAFEPKEPDIMTRPPRDPKTPILTGVLIGRILLVSLVILVGAFGSFEWALGKGSGDAHARTVAVNVIVMVELFYLFNCRSLTKSMFQLGVFSNLWIWVGVGSMVALQLLFTYAPFMNWFFHSAPIGWDAWWRILLTAVVAHLIVGMEKWIRRKWTDRASVGVIVFTENKARGLER
- a CDS encoding cytochrome c → MISQGNVRLLAAVSGALLAIVAILSSVFWLWRTVAEIDRKPPQGGLKEQLMHRKTSAMQDILDGMIRGDLRRVETAADQMTAYGNTIKGYLSTAEYQKHGESFRGAVDDLRTAAREKDMDTAKEAALRLERSCLECHVLMNQRVQ
- a CDS encoding universal stress protein, encoding MIKRILVGLAGTTYTPVAIQRGVTLAQSYDAEVTGVAILDSSRLRCEPNREAIRAERMEIALSQIQRSIVDFETACQRASIKHRVVEESGDAFTALIDRARYSDLMVFGLRSVFKYDFLADDPESLLIRLVSAGVRPLIAVSEKYRRISRVIIAFNGTMESAKAMKRFVQMRLWPGAELKIVTFHPSEPKANELLRDAEDYCRAHGYSVCHQSNPGDPKVLLLAAATLWQADMIVMGNSARSVLTRRVLGDTLLETLRNTTIPLFLAQ
- a CDS encoding universal stress protein, coding for MKRFKNISLIYECDDSTLQRAALLAKENRARLTIVHAIKETNNSWGSLLIGQKSINMQSQFQEEQQARLKEFVRSVKSLGVRPSTRVMIGEPFLEIIRDVIQNRRDLVIMTAEGKGGIRQRLFGSTSKWLMRKCPSPVLVLKPSRKKQFRRILAAIDPEVTGDAHDTLNELILQLATSLAIRENAQLHIVHAWSLLGESQMRRMTGIPDVDIDRALRDEANRRRKLIEKLLLKHSVEHYLLHLIKGDAATVIPQLVAKLGIDLLTIGTVCRIGIPGFIIGNTAERVLDAVDCSVLTVKPEGFVSPVAPEVS
- a CDS encoding DUF2934 domain-containing protein, which encodes MCHSNGQPIHVDEETIRARAHSKWESAGCPAGDGVEFWLEAEREVNAELAGARSAQG
- a CDS encoding BON domain-containing protein, which encodes MALDNSPDTAEADRNLLQRVNGFLCQRCRWSHRALEVSVERGVAVVQGQVPTFYLRQVAVECIKRVAGVTQVVDLIQVADEPRQRHLTGNSNDGQESSFVSKQQRAEAEGTAGVANCKPRPHYDRHHPVSCIEG
- a CDS encoding sodium:calcium antiporter, which encodes MIAVSLEFFALAAVVALAGAYLARSADQIAEITRLGRLLIGSVLLAAATSLPELTVDLSAVRQGMPELAAGDLLGSSIMNLLILAVLDLAHRSGGKMLSREAAAHALSATLSIAVTALAGMAILTAPRLPGFSFLGIGIWSWGILVAYLLGVRMIFLDQRVSARAAADAAEAAEPDDGGKKPVQPPLWRPVVVFTVATLVLFLAGPRLAHVAGQLADLSRLGKTFVGTTLVALCTSLPELVASITALRMNSFDLVIGNVFGSNAFNMILFVPLDAAHPGSLFADISQSHAVTSLAVILATAVAVLGQLYHVEKRRRVVEPDALLMLLILGGALFLVFQLSS